In Scheffersomyces stipitis CBS 6054 chromosome 7, complete sequence, the DNA window GTTCAGATCGTGGAACTTCAATTGTCCCAAGTTTTTATTGAACTTCCAgaaatatcttcaagaaaaggGTATTAGATTTATCAAACGCAAGTTGACTCACATCACCCAAGCCTATCtcacttcttcaaccaaAACTGTTTTCAATTGTACTGGAATTGGAGCCCATAAACTCGGAGGAGTCAATGACACAAACGTATATCCCACTAGAGGGCAAGTTGTCGTCATCAAAGCACCTCATATAGTTGAAAACGTCATGAGATGGGGAGAAGACTATGCTACCTACATCATCAAAAGACCCTACTCCAAAGACCAATTAATTCTCGGAGGATACATGCAGAAAGACAACTGGACCGCCGATACATACAAGCACGAGACGGAGGATATTCTCAAGAGAACTACGGAGTTGTTTCCCAAGATTTTGGCCGATAACCCTTATGGTAATGATTTGAAGGATTTGGAAATCTTGAGAGTTGTGTCCGGTTTGAGACCAAGCCGGTACGGAGGAGTTCGTATTGAAAAGTCTCTTGTTGAACACAACAAGTACTTGGTTCATAACTACGGAGCCAGTGGATACGGATACCAGGCTGGACTAGGTATGGGCTACGAAGCTGTGAGATTAGCATTGGCTAGAGACAATAACCTTTAGTCGCAAAGAGAAGAGGATTAAAAAAATTTTCGAAGTTGAATAATCATAAATG includes these proteins:
- the IFG3 gene encoding D-aspartate oxidase (go_function oxidoreductase activity~go_process electron transport) gives rise to the protein MTKYVIVGSGIIGLYTAYNLLLRGVSPREITIVAEHLPGDESINYTSPYAGGNFSCITDDDPKTLFYDKHTYTNLSRLQKELGGAPCGLDRYISTEYWDTKPSKEKIESLASYLQEYEIIDQMNLPMGVAYGIKFRSWNFNCPKFLLNFQKYLQEKGIRFIKRKLTHITQAYLTSSTKTVFNCTGIGAHKLGGVNDTNVYPTRGQVVVIKAPHIVENVMRWGEDYATYIIKRPYSKDQLILGGYMQKDNWTADTYKHETEDILKRTTELFPKILADNPYGNDLKDLEILRVVSGLRPSRYGGVRIEKSLVEHNKYLVHNYGASGYGYQAGLGMGYEAVRLALARDNNL